A DNA window from Gigantopelta aegis isolate Gae_Host chromosome 4, Gae_host_genome, whole genome shotgun sequence contains the following coding sequences:
- the LOC121372176 gene encoding uncharacterized protein LOC121372176 has product MSLKPYAIRNRSSNFSKMEKMLVANLCRDNPDIDAKEYDKFTLQRKHEAWENVMVLYREEISKKDFSFPERDIKQLQGCWKRIKDQIRRRNNMNIKTQNTSGEANESYEIMTNGYPTMASGEPFSVTADIYENDESEDESSADNSNCQNQITVDKSPAEIQQDHVSFNPLLRIKEEIIPPDESTSWKGNDSAISFINTSVSGQSPQITHVQNVQTLQRTTYPIIKRGEKRSLQKDDDPYVQMAMKEHHVKMKILQLKEWKLRKECLQAGIGLPPDYEPP; this is encoded by the exons ATGAGTCTTAAACCCTATGCAATTAGAAACCGTTCAAGCAACTTCAGCAAGATGGAAAAAATGCTGGTAGCCAACCTGTGCAGGGATAATCCAGACATTGATGCAAAGGAATATGATAAATTCACACTTCAACGAAAGCACGAAGCGTGGGAAAATGTCATGGTTTTGTACAGAGAAGAAATTTCCAAAAAAGACTTTAGCTTTCCTGAAAGAGATATCAAACAGCTACAGGGGTGCTGGAAGAGAATCAAAGATCAGATACGACGTCGCAATAATATGAATATCAAGACACAAAATACAAGTGGAGAAGCGAATGAAAGTTATGAAATCATGACAAATGGTTACCCAACCATGGCCAGTGGTGAGCCATTTTCTGTGACTGCAGACATTTATGAAAATGATGAGAGTGAAGATGAATCAAGTGCAGATAACTCAAACTGTCAAAATCAGATAACTGTAGATAAGTCGCCAGCAGAGATTCAGCAGGATCATGTGTCGTTCAATCCATTATTGAGGATCAAAGAGGAGATAATTCCCCCTGATGAATCCACGTCTTGGAAAGGCAATGATAGTGCTATCAGTTTCATAAATACTTCAGTATCTGGTCAGTCACCACAGATCACCCATGTTCAAAATGTTCAAACACTTCAGag GACAACATACCCAATAATCAAAAGAGGTGAGAAACGCAGTCTCCAAAAAGATGATGACCCCTATGTTCAGATGGCCATGAAAGAACACCACGTAAAGATGAAAATCCTTCAACTCAAGGAATGGAAGCTGCGTAAGGAATGTCTGCAGGCAGGAATAGGACTTCCACCAGACTATGAGCCTCCTTAG